A genomic window from Shewanella vesiculosa includes:
- a CDS encoding lipopolysaccharide assembly protein LapB: MQQVSSSNKKTYIAAIVVLLLISLGCYVYLTLTKPAYLQNGTVLVLPVNLTSDKIEPQWNRYAAMDMLIHQLNLGVNYPLLQTEDIINIISLISRKHSDKAADIQQIMAISGAVLVIESSIKGTNNQYQLAFTLHQQHSSESDVVNVASIEQALLTAAEFINQQVHPQHSKITEQFDSRFSPPQLIHAIALMQGGDSVAAEEQLSALIDTAPDNLVAQRLLAMIQLQRHQYQRLNSTLTAAIIEASRQKDERELARFRLLLAQSYTETNKIEHALSVLSIAKTNAAKVQDWLTLGYISQLAGVINQRIGRNADAREQFKKAIEYHKMMGYPVGQTQALNDLAELEMVEHNYPQAYRYINRSYELVAHRRLDDLETSTLKIMSKIENKMQHR, from the coding sequence ATGCAGCAAGTCAGCTCATCGAATAAAAAGACATATATTGCAGCTATTGTAGTATTACTGCTTATCAGCCTAGGATGTTATGTCTATCTCACGTTAACTAAACCAGCATATTTACAAAATGGTACGGTTTTAGTGCTCCCGGTAAACCTCACATCAGACAAGATTGAACCACAATGGAATCGCTATGCTGCGATGGATATGCTTATCCATCAACTCAATCTAGGGGTTAATTACCCCTTGCTGCAAACTGAGGATATTATCAATATCATCTCGCTTATCTCTAGAAAGCACTCAGATAAAGCGGCCGATATTCAGCAAATTATGGCGATTTCTGGCGCAGTCTTGGTGATTGAATCAAGTATTAAAGGCACTAATAATCAATACCAATTAGCCTTTACATTACACCAACAACACAGTAGTGAAAGTGATGTCGTTAATGTAGCGAGCATAGAGCAAGCATTGCTCACTGCAGCCGAGTTTATTAATCAACAGGTCCATCCACAGCACAGTAAAATCACAGAGCAATTCGATTCACGTTTTAGCCCGCCACAACTAATTCACGCAATAGCTCTGATGCAAGGTGGTGATAGCGTCGCAGCAGAGGAGCAATTATCTGCGCTGATAGATACTGCGCCCGATAACTTAGTCGCTCAGCGCCTACTTGCCATGATTCAATTACAGCGACATCAATATCAACGACTGAATAGCACATTGACTGCCGCAATCATTGAAGCTTCTCGCCAAAAAGATGAACGAGAGCTGGCCAGGTTCAGATTACTCTTAGCCCAAAGTTACACTGAAACCAATAAGATAGAACACGCACTAAGCGTGCTTAGTATCGCCAAAACTAATGCTGCAAAAGTGCAAGACTGGCTAACGCTGGGTTATATATCACAGCTTGCTGGTGTGATAAATCAGCGCATCGGCCGTAATGCAGATGCCAGAGAGCAATTTAAAAAAGCCATTGAATATCATAAAATGATGGGCTACCCCGTAGGGCAAACACAAGCACTCAACGATTTAGCGGAATTAGAAATGGTTGAACATAACTACCCGCAAGCTTATCGATATATTAATCGCTCTTATGAACTGGTTGCGCATCGCCGTTTAGATGATTTAGAAACATCTACATTAAAGATTATGTCTAAAATTGAAAATAAAATGCAGCATAGATAA
- a CDS encoding dicarboxylate/amino acid:cation symporter: MTKSLSARIFIGLFLGVVLGSIVQFLLADNAFFGGTLVTLASGVGTMFVNMIMMLVVPLVFVSIVCGVCELQDLKSFGRLGGKTFGFYIINTVIAILAAFTVAMIFEPGKGVDMSSNGSLDITATELPDLMSLIVSIVPNNPFSAFTSGNMLQVIFMALLMGGVIKSMGASVEGAVKGFQTANKIMMRLISVVMSLAPYGVFALMFKLGATLEPEIFVSVVEYLVLILALLLIWIFIVYPYSVSLFTPISAKTFREKTQEQILFSLSTASSNATIPVTMRTLTDKLGVSKAVAGFGVPLGATMNMGGVSIYITIAIFFVANAFGMPISNEQIPSLLFSVFLLSVGAGGVPGGGMVMIGVLIYQLGLPTEAFVIVAALDRIIDMVLTSCNVVGDTAVLTIVDQTEQVHQLEAAKAAEEA; this comes from the coding sequence ATGACAAAATCACTTTCTGCACGGATCTTTATTGGTCTATTTCTCGGGGTTGTGCTGGGCAGTATTGTGCAGTTTTTATTAGCCGATAATGCTTTTTTTGGTGGCACATTAGTGACTCTGGCAAGTGGTGTTGGCACCATGTTTGTTAATATGATCATGATGCTAGTCGTGCCACTGGTGTTTGTGAGTATTGTTTGTGGTGTGTGTGAATTACAAGATTTAAAAAGTTTTGGTCGTTTAGGCGGTAAAACCTTTGGTTTTTATATTATTAATACCGTGATTGCTATTTTAGCTGCCTTTACCGTTGCTATGATATTTGAGCCTGGCAAAGGCGTGGATATGTCGAGCAATGGCTCGCTGGATATTACTGCGACTGAACTGCCAGATTTAATGTCGTTAATTGTGAGTATTGTGCCAAATAATCCTTTTTCAGCTTTTACCTCTGGCAATATGCTGCAAGTGATATTTATGGCGCTATTAATGGGCGGCGTGATCAAGTCAATGGGCGCATCTGTTGAAGGTGCGGTGAAAGGATTTCAAACTGCCAATAAAATCATGATGCGTTTAATTTCAGTGGTTATGAGTTTAGCGCCGTACGGTGTATTTGCCCTGATGTTTAAATTAGGTGCAACCTTAGAGCCTGAAATTTTTGTCAGTGTTGTCGAGTATTTAGTGCTTATTTTGGCATTGTTGTTGATATGGATTTTTATCGTATATCCATATTCTGTCAGTTTATTTACCCCAATTTCAGCGAAAACCTTTCGCGAGAAAACCCAAGAGCAAATTTTATTTTCGCTATCAACAGCCAGTTCAAATGCGACTATTCCAGTTACTATGCGCACACTGACAGACAAGTTAGGGGTGAGTAAAGCAGTTGCTGGTTTTGGTGTACCGCTTGGTGCAACTATGAATATGGGTGGGGTATCGATTTATATCACTATTGCGATTTTCTTCGTTGCTAATGCCTTTGGGATGCCTATCAGCAATGAGCAAATCCCGTCGTTACTGTTTAGCGTGTTTTTATTGTCAGTAGGTGCGGGTGGCGTTCCTGGCGGCGGCATGGTGATGATTGGGGTGTTGATTTATCAATTAGGTTTACCAACAGAGGCATTTGTTATTGTGGCTGCATTGGATCGTATTATTGATATGGTGCTGACATCATGTAACGTGGTGGGTGATACTGCGGTATTAACTATTGTCGATCAAACTGAGCAAGTACATCAGCTTGAGGCGGCAAAAGCTGCTGAAGAAGCATAG